From the Candidatus Hydrogenedentota bacterium genome, one window contains:
- a CDS encoding glucose-6-phosphate isomerase (catalyzes the formation of D-fructose 6-phosphate from D-glucose 6-phosphate) — translation MAAVHDLKIDISRAKSAAVGAAHGVTPSELAEIEPRVLEIHGILQDERARKKYGFYDLHKDDAAWADVREKAAHFAKFGYDNFVVLGIGGSALGITALNTALNPPYYNLLPRGRRGGPRLFVMDNIDPVTFKAMLKLCPPKKTLYNVISKSGGTAETISQLMIVVEQLEKAVGAAEMRNHLVVTTSPRTPDAPKSLLHPVADAYNLVSFDIPVNVGGRFSVFSPVGTFPAAMLGMDLDALRAGCAAMDARCSQGSMTENPAYLRAAVHYLLDTRKGKTMSVMMPYADGLRDVADWYRQLWAESLGKRFGLDGSEVFAGQTPIKALGATDQHSQVQLYREGPNNKVFNILEAGKFALTLKISDTLPQVGGLDYLRGKSMNKLMAAELQGTVDALKASARPVIRVTLPRVNAHTVAQLLYMLEVETAMAGRLYNVNTFDQPGVEEGKQIARKLMGGNG, via the coding sequence ATGGCCGCAGTACATGACCTCAAAATTGACATCAGCCGCGCCAAATCCGCCGCCGTGGGCGCCGCCCACGGGGTGACCCCGTCCGAACTGGCGGAAATCGAACCGCGCGTGCTGGAAATCCACGGGATACTCCAGGACGAGCGCGCGCGGAAGAAATACGGCTTTTACGACCTGCACAAGGACGACGCGGCATGGGCCGATGTCCGCGAGAAGGCCGCCCACTTCGCCAAGTTTGGGTATGACAATTTTGTGGTGCTGGGCATCGGCGGCTCGGCGCTGGGCATCACGGCATTGAACACGGCGCTGAACCCGCCCTATTACAACCTGCTCCCGCGCGGGCGCCGGGGCGGCCCCCGCCTCTTCGTGATGGACAACATTGACCCGGTCACGTTCAAGGCGATGCTGAAACTCTGCCCGCCGAAGAAGACCCTTTACAACGTGATCTCGAAGTCCGGTGGCACGGCGGAGACCATCAGCCAACTGATGATCGTGGTGGAGCAGTTGGAGAAGGCCGTGGGCGCCGCGGAAATGCGCAACCATCTGGTGGTGACCACCAGCCCGCGCACGCCGGACGCCCCGAAGAGCCTGCTGCATCCCGTCGCCGACGCGTACAATCTGGTCTCCTTCGACATTCCCGTGAATGTGGGCGGCCGCTTTTCGGTCTTCTCGCCTGTGGGCACCTTCCCGGCGGCCATGCTGGGCATGGACCTGGACGCGCTGCGCGCGGGCTGCGCGGCCATGGACGCACGATGCTCACAGGGGTCCATGACGGAGAACCCGGCCTACCTGCGCGCGGCGGTGCATTACCTGCTGGACACGCGCAAGGGGAAGACGATGTCCGTGATGATGCCCTACGCGGACGGGCTGCGCGATGTGGCGGACTGGTACCGGCAGTTGTGGGCGGAGAGCCTGGGCAAGCGCTTCGGGCTGGACGGGTCCGAGGTCTTCGCGGGCCAGACCCCCATCAAGGCGCTTGGCGCCACGGACCAGCACTCCCAGGTCCAGCTCTACCGCGAGGGTCCGAACAACAAGGTCTTCAACATCCTGGAGGCGGGCAAATTCGCCCTGACCCTCAAGATTTCGGACACGCTCCCGCAGGTGGGCGGGCTGGACTACCTGCGCGGCAAGAGCATGAACAAGCTGATGGCGGCAGAACTCCAAGGCACTGTGGACGCCCTCAAGGCTAGCGCCCGCCCGGTGATCCGGGTGACCCTGCCCCGCGTGAACGCCCACACCGTGGCGCAGCTCCTGTACATGCTCGAGGTGGAGACGGCCATGGCGGGCCGCCTGTACAACGTCAACACCTTTGACCAGCCGGGCGTCGAGGAGGGCAAGCAGATAGCCCGGAAACTGATGGGGGGCAACGGGTGA